A stretch of Ascochyta rabiei chromosome 6, complete sequence DNA encodes these proteins:
- a CDS encoding DnaJ-like protein, translating to MVLETAYYDALGVPPTATELEIKKAYRKLAIKLHPDKNPGDETAHAKFQEIGEAYQVLSDDQLRANYDKYGKEGAVPQSGFEDPSEFFTMIFGGEAFLDWIGEISLMKDLTKTMEISMREMEEQEAAEAEAARAEAAAGGSASAAADQTTGTTPAADASAATAGAEPSAGAKAKEAEAAAERAAAQHGSDAPPAYAAPPPAYAEPVADTSSTVPPAAAAAAAAGTSSGASIPKQRGIPIRPAIMDRTEEDARMEAANMTDAEKELRNKEKNKKGGLTKEQREELAAYELERKKIRDERVANLSKKLTERISLWTETDKATDVTKAFKDKIALEIENLKMESFGLEILHAIGTTYLMKASSFLKSQKFLGISGFFSRIKDKGTLVKDTWNTMSAAIDAQLTMEEMAKLEEQGGEAWTDEKKAEYEKKVTGKILAAAWRGSKFEIQSVLRDVCDQVLNDKKVKLEKRVERAHALVIIGEMCQKAERDPEEEGDFMAFEQLMAEAAAKKESKHDKHHHEKKDKKKEKEKEKEKEKA from the exons ATGGTGCTCGAAACCGCCTACTACGACGCCTTGGGCGTACCGCCTACAGCTACCGAGCTGGAAATCAAGAAGGCATACCGCAAACTTGCGATCAAACTGCATCCAG ACAAGAACCCCGGCGATGAAACCGCACACGCAAAGTTCCAGGAA ATTGGAGAAGCATATCAGGTGCTCAGCGACGACCAGCTGCGCGCAAACTACGACAAGTATGGAAAGGAGGGTGCTGTACCTCAGAGTGGATTCG AGGATCCGTCTGAGTTCTTCACCATGATCTTTGGTGGAGAGGCTTTCTTGGACTG GATTGGAGAAATCTCTCTCATGAAAGACCTCACCAAGACCATGGAGATCTCCATGCGTGAGATGGAGGAGCAAGAGGccgcagaggcagaggcagcacGAGCAGAAGCTGCCGCTGGTGGCTCTGCATCCGCCGCTGCGGACCAGACGACCGGCACAACACCTGCAGCAGACGCCTCGGCTGCAACGGCTGGCGCTGAGCCCAGTGCTGGCGCCAAAGCGAAAGAGGCCGAAGCCGCAGCAGAGCGAGCCGCAGCTCAGCACGGTAGTGATGCGCCGCCAGCATATGCTGCACCACCGCCAGCGTACGCTGAGCCCGTTGCCGACACATCCTCGACCGTCccacctgctgctgctgctgctgctgctgccggcACGTCGTCCGGTGCAAGCATACCCAAGCAGCGCGGCATTCCAATCCGACCTGCGATCATGGACAGGACCGAGGAGGACGCACGTATGGAGGCAGCCAACATGACCGATGCCGAGAAGGAGCTCAGGAACAAggagaagaacaagaagggCGGTCTCACAAAAGAGCAGCGCGAAGAGCTTGCTGCATACGAGCTGGAGCGCAAGAAAATCCGCGACGAGCGCGTTGCCAACCTTTCCAAGAAGCTCACCGAGCGCATCTCACTGTGGACAGAGACCGACAAGGCCACCGACGTCACCAAAGCTTTCAAAGACAAGATCGCCCTTGAGATTGAGAACCTGAAAATGGAGTCCTTCGGTCTTGAGATTCTCCACGCAATCGGCACAACATACCTCATGAAGGCCTCATCCTTCCTCAAATCGCAAAAGTTCCTCGGCATTTCTGGCTTCTTCAGCCGCATCAAGGACAAGGGCACACTCGTCAAGGACACATGGAACACCATGAGTGCAGCCATCGATGCTCAACTCACCATGGAGGAAATGGCCAAACTGGAAGAGCAGGGCGGCGAGGCCTGGACCGACGAGAAGAAGGCAGAATACGAGAAGAAGGTCACAGGCAAGATCCTCGCCGCGGCGTGGAGGGGCAGCAAGTTCGAGATCCAGAGCGTGCTGAGAGACGTGTGCGACCAGGTGCTTAACGATAAGAAGGTTAAGCTGGAGAAGCGCGTGGAGAGGGCACATGCACTTGTCATCATTGGCGAGATGTGCCAGAAG GCTGAGCGTGAcccagaagaagaaggcgacTTTATGGCCTTTGAGCAGCTCATGGCCGAGGCAGCCGCGAAGAAGGAAAGCAAGCATGACAAACACCACCACGAAaagaaggacaagaagaaggagaaggagaaggagaaggagaaggagaaagcaTAG
- a CDS encoding eukaryotic translation initiation factor 4E: MKDTLTATTSRAYTALAFCSNPGRTPPRLLILGESPGATSTTPPPPPTHPPTPPRSHTIVCTSQLHSTTPPPLTTFTTFTTFTTFTTFTTFTTFTTFTTFTTSTTSTTSTTTTMADVATAPNPSQQVPLDTIPISPVDGNSSSEGQEKSSTGATADDNAVRTVFHDPENFNVKHPLMNTWTLWFTKPPSGKGDNWAELLKEVISFDSVEEFWGIYNNITPTSDLALKSDYHLFKRNVRPEWEDSQNKHGGKWAFQFKDKKAINIDALWLHVMLAAIGENLEDEDDNEVMGVVVNVRRGFYRIGLWTRSVGRAIPGESGKGRTQEQGKETLQKIGKRFKQALQLKENEPVEFSGHTDAAHSGSTRAKAKFTV, translated from the exons ATGAAAGACACGCTGACCGCAACTACTTCACGCGCATACACCGCCCTCGCCTTCTGCAGCAATCCAGGCAGAACCCCTCCGCGACTACTCATCCTTGGAGAATCGCCCGGCGCGACTTCAACGACCCCTCCTCCGCCCCCGACCCACCCACCAACACCTCCGCGCTCGCATACGATCGTCTGCACCTCGCAGCTCCActcaacaacaccaccacctctcACCACATTCACCACATTCACCACATTCACCACATTCACCACATTCACCACTTTCACCACTTTCACCACTTTCACCACTTTCACCACATCCACCACATCCACCACATCCACCACTACCACAATGGCCGACGTCGCCACCGCACCGAACCCCTCCCAGCAGGTCCCGCTGGACACGATCCCCATCTCGCCTGTCGATGGCAACTCGTCCTCTGAGGGCCAGGAAAAGTCGTCTACCGGCGCCACCGCAGATGACAACGCTGTCCGCACCGTCTTCCACGACCCCGAGAATTTCAACGTCAAGCACCCGCTCATGAACACATGGACTCTGTGGTTCACTAAGCCCCCAAGCGGAAAG GGTGACAACTGGGCCGAGCTGCTCAAGGAGGTCATTTCATTCGACTCCGTCGAGGAATTTTGGGGCATCTAC AACAACATCACACCGACATCTGACTTGGCGCTCAAGTCTGACTACCACCTCTTCAAGAGGAACGTCCGCCCTGAGTGGGAAGACTCGCAGAACAAGCACGGCGGCAAGTGGGCATTCCAATTCAAGGACAAGAAGGCCATCAACATCGATGCGCTCTGGCTCCACGTCATGCTGGCTGCCATCGGCGAGAATCTCGAGGATGAGGACGACAACGAGGTCATGGGTGTGGTCGTCAACGTGAGGCGAGGATTCTACCGTATTGGTCTGTGGACACGCTCGGTTGGCCGTGCCATTCCTGGTGAGTCAGGCAAGGGCAGGACACAAGAACAAGGCAAGGAGACACTCCAGAAGATCGGCAAGCGATTCAAGCAGGCTCTCCAGCTCAAGGAGAATGAGCCCGTCGAGTTCTCAGGCCACACTGATGCTGCCCACTCTGGCAGCACCCGTGCCAAGGCCAAGTTCACCGTCTAA
- a CDS encoding Squalene synthase yields MVPSPKSIAYYVLHPNELRSIIQWKVWHNPVHERNEDKDSENLKRCFHFLNLTSRSFAAVIMELHPELLVPVALFYLILRGLDTVEDDMTIPLEKKEPILRDFHNVLEQDGWTFKENGPDEKDRQLLVEFNVVIEEFKHIKPAYRDIIKDITKRMGNGMADYANNAEHNLVGVNTIRDYELYCHYVAGLVGEGLTRLFVEAGLANVALLKKPELMESMGQFLQQVNITRDIKEDLDDKRRFWPREIWSKHVDTFEDLFKPENKQKALDCSSEMIYTALTRADDCLYYLAGLREQSVFNFCAIPQTMAIATLNACFQNYDIFEKNVKITKGEACQLMVESSQNLQMVCEVFKRYARKIAKKNNPHDPNFLKISITIGRIEQFVESIFPSQKPPIDQKSPASVEEAEKAKKQAYEDKWDLIYMTTAIIITVLIITGSMIFVAYLAGARFDIAYYEMKQQVRELMGWAEPKVVEAVKVVTEKSEL; encoded by the exons ATGGTGCCGAGTCCCAAGAGCATTGCCTACTATGTGCTCCACCCGAACGAATTGCGCTCAATCATCCAGTG GAAAGTCTGGCACAACCCCGTCCACGAGCGCAACGAAGACAAAGACTCGGAAAACCTCAAGCGATGCTTCCACTTCCTCAACCTGACGAGTCGCAGTTTCGCGGCCGTCATCATGGAGCTGCACCCCGAGCTGCTCGTTCCCGTCGCGCTGTTCTACCTCATCCTCCGTGGACTCGATACCGTCGAGGATGACATGACCATTCCCCTCGAGAAGAAGGAGCCAATCCTACGAGACTTCCACAACGTCTTGGAGCAGGATGGTTGGACGTTCAAGGAGAACGGGCCGGACGAAAAGGACAGGCAGCTCCTGGTCGAGTTCAATGTGGTCATTGAGGAGTTCAAGCACATCAAGCCAGCGTACAGGGACATCATCAAGGACATCACCAAGCGCATGGGCAATGGCATGGCAGACTACGCCAACAACGCGGAGCACAACCTGGTCGGCGTCAACACCATCCGCGACTACGAGCTATACTGCCACTACGTTGCAGGTCTCGTCGGCGAAGGCCTGACCCGCCTCTTCGTAGAGGCTGGTCTTGCCAATGTTGCGCTGCTGAAGAAGCCGGAGCTCATGGAGTCCATGGGCCAGTTCCTCCAGCAGGTCAACATCACCCGTGACATCAAGGAGGATCTGGACGACAAGCGCCGATTCTGGCCCAGGGAGATTTGGTCCAAACACGTCGACACCTTCGAAGATCTTTTCAAGCCCGAGAACAAGCAAAAGGCCCTGGACTGCAGCTCGGAGATGATCTACACAGCTCTGACACGTGCAGACGACTGCCTGTACTACCTGGCCGGTCTCAGGGAGCAGAGTGTCTTTAATTTCTGTGCTATCCCTCAGACCATGGCTATTGCAACGCTGAATGCCTGCTTCCAGAACTACGACATCTTCGAGAAGAACGTAAAGATCACAAAGGGCGAGGCCTGCCAGTTGATGGTCGAGTCATCGCAAAATCTCCAGATGGTCTGCGAGGTATTCAAGCGGTACGCTCGCAAGATCGCAAAGAAGAACAACCCACACGACCCCAACTTCCTGAAGATCAGCATCACCATCGGAAGG ATAGAGCAGTTTGTCGAGTCCATCTTCCCGTCGCAGAAGCCGCCTATTGACCAGAAGTCGCCTGCTAGCGTCGAGGAGGCcgagaaggcaaagaagcaggcgTACGAGGACAAGTGGGATCTCATCTACATGACGACGGCCATCATCATCACTGTGCTCATCATCACAGGCTCCATG ATCTTTGTCGCTTATCTGGCTGGTGCTCGCTTCGATATCGCCTACTACGAGATGAAGCAGCAGGTGAGAGAGCTGATGGGTTGGGCAGAGCCCAAGGTAGTCGAAGCAGTCAAGGTCGTGACCGAGAAGAGCGAGCTGTAA